The Calditrichia bacterium genomic sequence AACTTAACAACCCTGCTTTACCACCGGGCCTAACGCCCGGTGATACCTAACCCCGATCATTATCTACAACGCAATCGCCCGGACCTCCCGGTCCTCAAAAATGCCCAGATGCGAGCAGTAGCCGGTTTCCAGTTTGTATGGCGTTTGTTTGATAAAATCCGACCACGCATCGTTATGGTTGGTATCCTCCGAAATCAGCAATCCGTTGACAGCCATATGCGGGCGGATAGTGGTAAATTCAAAATTCATGTGCTCGTAGGTGTGCAGGCTGTCGTGATAAAAAATGTCCACTTTCGGTTGAATATCGCTTAAAAAGTTCGGCAGCGTTAGTTTTGCGTCGCCTTCGATAATCGTATAGCGATGCCGGAGGTGCTGCGGCACCATAAATCCCAATTGCTGATGATTTTTTGGCCAAAAATATTCATCGCCGGGAATTTTGTTGATGCCGATATCAAAGCTGTATAATTGCCCGCCGCCGTTTTTTTCCATCGCCGCCAGAATAAAACAGGCGCCAATGCCCCAGCGCGTGCCGGTTTCCACAAATATCTCCGGTTTTTTGGCGCGGACGATGCAATACAACGCCGTCCGGTCGATGCGCACGTATTTCTCGATCCCGATTTGCTGGATCACATCGTAACCGTCGTACGTGTGGTGCTGTAAATCCGGGATGTTCCGAATGGTGGATTCGATCAGTGAAAAGACCTTGTCATCGTGCATTTCCTGATAATAACCGCTGATTATTTCCGGGGTTGTGCCGGTAAGTTCGGCGAGGATGGCAAACAATGTTTCGTAATCGTAGGATTTTTTCTGCAACGTTTTCAAATAGGCACGTTGCTCGTACCAGGATACAGCGTATGTTTTATACAGATTCAGTTTACGGATAACACGGTCGGGCATTTAAGCTCTTTTAAGTTACAGTATTGTTAACAATAACGCTTGTTAAGCGTTGTAAATTCGGGTGATATGTTACAAAAGATTTGCATCAATCAAAAATTAAAAAATTGAGGAAATTTATAATCTTCGAAAAAAAAACCAGCCCGGTTGCCCGGGCTGGTTGGCAGGTTTAATCGGAATTATGCACCGAATTTTTTCAATTTGAGTGCATTGGCAAGCGACAACATGATCAGGTGTTTGGTGGCCATCCTGCCGATGTAGCCGCGCATGCAATATTTTTCGCCAAATTGGGTGACTTCATCCGGGCGGCAATTTTCCGACCACAAAAGGGTCGGCACCGGATGCCAACTGTGGTTTTTCAGTGCGGAGGGCGTGGAGTGGTCGCCGGTAACCACCAGCACATCCGGGTTCAGATCGCGCAATTTTGCCGCCCACGCATCGATTTCCTCGATGACATGCACTTTTTTCTCAAAATTGCCGTCTTCGCCGGTGCTGTCCGTTTTCTTGAAATGCACAAAAAAGAAGGTGTGCGAATCCCAATGTTCTTTTAATTGATTGAACATGGCGTCGTAGGTTTCCGGTTTTTTGGGGACATCCATCCCGACCAGCCGCGCCAGACCGCGATACATCGGGTATTGGGCGATTGCCACGGCGTTCAGCCCGTAACGCGCTTCCATCGATGGCGGGGGATCGAATTTGGCAAATCCGCGCGCCAAAACCATGTTGGCCGGATGATCATTTTTGAGCGTTTCCTGCACGCCCGATAAAAATTCTTTCACATATTTCACGGTTTTTTGCGATGCGGCATCTTCGCCGACCGGCGCTTTGGGTGTCAGCCCGGTTTGCTGCGGATCGGTATCGTTGATGTTGCCGCCAAGCCCGTCGCCGCGCAAAATAAATACCGCGCGATGCTCGGATTCGGTCAGCAGAGAATATTCCATGCCGTCGCTGAGCTTCACGTTCGCCTTGATTTTGGCAACCAGTTTTTCGTTCACATCGGTGGGAATCCGTCCGGCACGGCGATCGCTCACCTTGCCGTTGCTGTCCAGCGTGCAAAAATTCAGTCGTGCGGCAACATCGCGATCGGTCAGCTCAAAATCCACCCCGAGTGCGGAAAGCACACCGCGACCGATCAGGAATTCCAGCGGATCGTATCCGAACAGCGCCAGATGTCCCGGTCCGCTGCCCGGCGTAATGCCCGGCGAAACCGGATCGAGCATTCCGGTAATGCCTTCTGCGGCAAATTTGTCGAGGTTCGGGGTTTTGGCGGTTTCCAGTTCGGTTTTGTCGCCGCCCATCGGCAATCCGCCTAACCCGTCCATCACCAGATACACAATTTTTTTGTCATTTTTGGTAATCAGTTCGCTCAATATTTCCGGTTTCATTTTACCTCCCGGTTTAAAGAAATAGTGTTTTTTGTGGTTTAAACATCCGTTTTCAGGCGGGAAATATAATCAGTTTTGTTAATGATTTAAATGGAAATAAAAAGCTAATAAATAGCAGGCACCATTAAATTACATTTTACAGATGTAATTTTGTTTGGTCACTCTTGTTCCGTAAATCGGGATTTATTTTCCAACCACTTTAATCAAACTGTTCGCCTGAACAGTGCTGTTCAATTCCATACCGTTCAAAAGTGAGTGCAATTCCATTTTATCGGCGGCAACGCCGAAAGATTGCAACGTGCTTTCCAGCGTTCCGGTTTTGGCAACCGTTTTGATGCGAATGCGGTTCGGTTCCACATTTATTTTTTGGGGATTGGTGAGCCGGTTAAAGCCGCGCATGCAGTTTTCCATCGTGTCGCCGTAGCGCGAAAAATTGAGTTTGTTGCTCAATCCGTGAAACAGATACACCCGTCCCTCATATTCAATAAAATAGGAAACGACCCGCAGCACGCCGTCATTGGAATTGACATCCGAAACCAGCCGCACCGCATTCAGCGAATGCACCCGCATTGCGTCGTCCGAAACTTTTTGGGCGTTGGCTTGCGTGACAAAATTATCCGCAGCTGCGCGGGCGGTGTTTTGTTGCGCTAACTGGAATAAAATCACAGCGTTCTGGTCGCTGTTGGCGATCTGCACCTGCGATGGCGTGTTCACAACTTGCCAATCTGCCGGTACCGGAAACTGGAATTTCAACTCCGGGTGATAAAAAAATCCCTCCTCGGCGTAACCTTGCCGGGGATCATCGCCGAAAATCAGCCCGTCAATTTTGCGGAGATATTTCTCGCGATTGACTTCGTAATTGGCAGCGGGATTTTTGGCCTGCTGTTCCTGCGCCATCCGGGTGACGTTTTGGACGCGCTCGTCTGGCGCCGGGTGAGTGGAAAACCAGCCGGGCAAACCGCCGCTTTCGCCACCGCTCATTTTATCCAGCGTCCCGAAAAAATTTGCCATTTCTGTTGCATCGTATCCAAGTTTGGTCGAGTAATCCACGCCAAGCTGATCAGACTGCCGTTCGGCATCGCGACCGAATCGCAAAAACAGCAGCCCCAAACCGGCTTGCGCCAATCCGGCATATTTTGCAACATCCTCGGAAAGAATCGAGCCGACGCCCAACCCGATGGTGGCGATCTGCTGCTGGGAAATTTGTTTGGCAGAATGGCGTGCGGCAATATGCCCCACTTCGTGACCCATTACGCCAACCACTTCCGCTTCGTTGTTCAGATATGCCAAAATGCCGCGAGTGAAATACACATATCCGCCGGGAACCGCAAATGCGTTGATCACCGGAGAATCCAGCACTTTAAATTCATACGCCAATCCCGGGCGATCCGAAACTGTAGCGATCCGCTGCCCGATGTCGCTGATGTATGCGGCGATTTCCGCATCGTCGTAAACGCCATAAGTTGCAACTACTTGCGGGTCGTATTCTTTGCCCATGGAAATTTCCTGCTGTTCGGAAACCAGCATGAATTCCCGGTCGCCGGTTACCGGATTTGTGGCGCAGGAAATGGTAATCGCCAATATTATTGCCAAAAACCCCAACCCAAAATAGCGAAAACTACGGTTACGATTCATTTTGCTCCCAAAATATTGATGAATATTTTTTGTGTCGCTGCGATCCGATTTCCGTTGCAGCTTCTGTTTTTATATGCTGAGTAAATGCGATGGAAGCAGAGCTTCCAAAAAAACTGCATTGCGAAGCCGGAGCTTCGCAACGAGACCGCCAAGCCCGGGTATTATCTTTCCAAAATACGCGTTACGCGATCACTCAAAACTGGATATTCTCGTTCCAAAGCTACTGCTTTGGAACGCCTCCTTAAAAAATATAGAAAAAGTTGTTTACTGGTGCAACTTTTCCCGCAATTGCTCGCGATTGAGGATGATAATTTTGCCGCGCGCCAGCTCAATTGCGCCGTCATTTTCCCATTCTTCGAGAATCCGGCTGACCGGAACCCGCGACGACCCGAGTTCGCGCCCCAATTGCTCGTGAGTGATTTTCAGAATGCGCATATCCGCCGGAAAATGCGATAACAAATATTCCGCCAATCGCGCATCCAATCGTTGAAACGCTACTTTTTCAATCGTGTTCAAAATTTCGTTGAGACGGATGGTCATGTTTTCGAACAAATGTTTGCGCCACACATCGTACCGATCCACCCAATCGCGAATATCTGCTGCGGTTACCATCAGCAATTCAACATCGGTTTCCGCAATGGCGAACGCCGGAAACGGCGTTTGGGACAGCACGCCAAACGACGTTAAAATGCAGCTCTGATTGGGATTTACCCGATATAATGTAATTTCCCGTCCGGTATCGCCAAGTTTGAATACCCGAATAATTCCAGAGATCACCACAAAAAAGTAATGGCAAACCGCACCTTCCATCGCGAGCTGTGTGCCAGCGGAAAACTGTTTGTGGATCGCGGTCGATTCAAAAATCGCCTTCACTCGCGGATTGGCATTTTCGAGAATCGGTAAATATTTGCTGTCGTCATTCATTAGTAGCTTTCGATTTTTCTTAAGTTGAAACAGATTAACCAACGGGGCACTCAAAGTCAACACGGTTTGCGATTTTGCCGGAATTGCCGCTGCGTTTTCCCAAACTTAGCAGCCCTTTTACAATGATAAATTGTATCATTTTGAGACGGATTAATAAAATATGGTGTATCAACACCTCCGGATGATTTCAGTTAACTCATTTAATAACAAATATTAAAAGTGAAAATTTCGGGTTTGGCACAGTAGTTGTGCTATTTATGGGCATCGATAAGCCAAATATGTGAATTTTACGAAACGGAGGCTAAAATTATGAGAAAATCGGCTTTTTATACAGTAATTGTGATGATTCTTGTGTGCATTGTTACACAATCGAGTGTATTCGCCCAAACACGATTTGGTATCCGAACCGGCGTTTATACAGATGTTGAAGATGCGTTCATCGGCGGTGATTTGCTGATTCCATACACCAACCGGGTATACTTGAATCCCAATATTGAATATGTATTTGTTGATGAAGCAACGCTGATGACGCTGAATTTTGACGGCCATTACGATTTTCCGGCGAATCGCGGCACGCAATTTTGGGCTGGCGGCGGTTTGGGCGTTATCGTTGTAAATGGCGACGGCGATAACGACAGCAGCACAGATGTTGGCGTGAACCTGTTGGGTGGCGTCAGCTTTTTGACGCGATCGGTGCTGCCATATATTCAGGGAAAATTGATATTGTCAGATAATAACGAATTTGTGCTCGCATTCGGGTTGCGGTTCTGATGGAGCCAAATCATTGATAATTATAAACTTGATAACAATTTAGTTTTACAACAAAACACTACTCAACGGAGGAAATAAGTTATGCAAAGTATCAGTAAAATTATGGTTGTTCTTTTTGTTGCAATGGGAATTATGCTTTCTGCCTGCAGCGGAGAAAAAGAAAAACCGGACTTGCAATCGGAAATTGATAATAAAATCAATAAAATGGAGGAGCAGGTTCAGAAAGAAATCAACCGTTTGGATGAGCGGATTGCCGAACTCGGCGAAGCTGCTAACGAAGCGACGGAAGATGGCAAAGAAGCGATCGATCAGCAGATCGAAAATCTCGAATCGCTCAAAAGCGATCTCCAAAACGGCATCGCGCAATTGCGGATGGCAACCACCGAACAAATGGATGATGTTCGCCAAAGCCTGAACCAAACCATGAACGAAATTGACCGGATGCTGACCGTTAGCCAAATGGAAAATGAAAAAGAGAAGTCCTGAAATTGAGGAGCCAAATTATGAAAAAACTTATGTTTATGGTGCTCATTATTTGCTTTGCAGGCAGCTCCGGGGCTTTTGCACAGGGACTTTATTTTGGACCGCAGCTCGGATTTTTCAAATCGAAAGATTCGGATAACACCAACATTTTTGTCGGTGCTGCCGTTCGCCTGAAATCCGCCGGATCGTTTGGCGTCGAAGGATCTATCGGTTATCGGCAGGAGAAATTTTTCGACGAAACGGTAACGGTCAAAAATTGGCCCATTATGGTAACCGGACTGTTTTATCCAATTCCGATCGTTTACGGCGCGATGGGCGCAGGTTGGTATAACACCACCATCGAATACGATGACAATGTGCCCGGTGTCGATCTGGAGGATAACAGCGAAACATCGCAGGAATTCGGCTGGCATTTTGGCTTTGGCGCGGAACTGCCGGTTGGCGGAAAGACAAAACTCAGCACCGATATCCGCTATGTTTTCCTGAATTACGATTTCAATGCCGTGCCCGGAAGCGGTGATGTTAACAGCAATTTCTACATCATCAATGCCGGACTGATGTTCCGGCTTTAAAATACATACCTTGCCCATCCCGGAACTTTTTGCTTCGGGATGGGTTTTTTTATCGGACTTTGGCACAAAACGACGCAATTTTTGAACATCACTTGCACTGAACGCTCGTTAAACGGTATTATTGCGAAATGATGAAAAGAAAATGGGGAATTTTATGAATCACACATCTGAACCAAAAATGATTATCCGACGAAGCGACGAACGCGGTTTTGAAGATTTTGGCTGGACAGACAACTGGATGACTTTTTCCTTCGCTAATTATCACGATCCGGCTTGGATCAATTTTGGCCCGCTGCGGGTGATGGTGGAAAATCACATCCAGCCGCACTCGGGATTTCCGGCGCATCCGCACCGGGATGTTGAAATTGTCACCTACGTTGTTTCCGGAACGCTTACGCATGGCGACAGCTTCGGGCACAAAGCCGGCATTACTGCCGGAGAAATGCAGTTGATCAGCGCCGGAAGCCGGGGAATGATTCATTCGGAAGAAAATCTGCACGATGTTGTCGAGCACAATTATCAAATGTGGCTGATTCCCGAACGCACCGGAACGCAGTTCGAATATCATCAACTGAAATTTACGCCGGAAGAACGGCAGGGCAAATTTTGCATGTATGTGTCGCCGGACGGCGAAAACGGCAGCATGCCGATCAACACCAACGCTCGTATTTATGCCGGATTATTTTCCCCCGGCGATGAAGCTGTTCACGAACTCCGGGAAAATTATGGCGCATGGATTCAAATGGTATCTGGCGAAGCAACCATTTCCGGTGTTCAAATGCAGCAGGGCGACGGTATTGGCATCACCAACACCGCAAAAATCACGATGAATTTTTCAAAAAATAGTGAGGTGTTGCTATTTGATTTGGGAATGAACTCACGGTTGATCTGGCGATAAACTATTGAATAATATCAGCTTGAGCAACTGGACGACGTCAGCATTTTAAAATCTTGATGGTATTAGAGCATCTGTAAAGATTAAATTTTAAAAAGATGTTGCAGTATTAGATGTCTATACATATATTACCACTGTAAATAAAAAAACGAGGTTACAGTGGAACTGGAAAAAGAAATTCAACAAAGCAAATTCAAGAATGAATATCAAAAATTAATTTTGAATGTTCTTTACACCAGTGGCTGGCTGAGTTCGTTACAGACACAATACTTCAGGCCGTATAAAATATCAGTCCAGCAATACAATATTTTGCGAATTTTGCGGGGTCAATATCCAAATCCGGCTACCGTTAACTTGTTAAAAGACAGAATGTTGGATAAAATGTCCAACGCATCCCGGTTGGTAGAAAAGCTTCG encodes the following:
- a CDS encoding outer membrane beta-barrel protein, which codes for MKKLMFMVLIICFAGSSGAFAQGLYFGPQLGFFKSKDSDNTNIFVGAAVRLKSAGSFGVEGSIGYRQEKFFDETVTVKNWPIMVTGLFYPIPIVYGAMGAGWYNTTIEYDDNVPGVDLEDNSETSQEFGWHFGFGAELPVGGKTKLSTDIRYVFLNYDFNAVPGSGDVNSNFYIINAGLMFRL
- a CDS encoding MarR family transcriptional regulator, producing MELEKEIQQSKFKNEYQKLILNVLYTSGWLSSLQTQYFRPYKISVQQYNILRILRGQYPNPATVNLLKDRMLDKMSNASRLVEKLRLKGLIERHQCEKDRRAVDVVITDKGLNLLKELDSVVERWDELFSHVTIEEAKETNRILDKMRG
- a CDS encoding Crp/Fnr family transcriptional regulator, whose amino-acid sequence is MNDDSKYLPILENANPRVKAIFESTAIHKQFSAGTQLAMEGAVCHYFFVVISGIIRVFKLGDTGREITLYRVNPNQSCILTSFGVLSQTPFPAFAIAETDVELLMVTAADIRDWVDRYDVWRKHLFENMTIRLNEILNTIEKVAFQRLDARLAEYLLSHFPADMRILKITHEQLGRELGSSRVPVSRILEEWENDGAIELARGKIIILNREQLREKLHQ
- a CDS encoding 2,3-bisphosphoglycerate-independent phosphoglycerate mutase, with translation MKPEILSELITKNDKKIVYLVMDGLGGLPMGGDKTELETAKTPNLDKFAAEGITGMLDPVSPGITPGSGPGHLALFGYDPLEFLIGRGVLSALGVDFELTDRDVAARLNFCTLDSNGKVSDRRAGRIPTDVNEKLVAKIKANVKLSDGMEYSLLTESEHRAVFILRGDGLGGNINDTDPQQTGLTPKAPVGEDAASQKTVKYVKEFLSGVQETLKNDHPANMVLARGFAKFDPPPSMEARYGLNAVAIAQYPMYRGLARLVGMDVPKKPETYDAMFNQLKEHWDSHTFFFVHFKKTDSTGEDGNFEKKVHVIEEIDAWAAKLRDLNPDVLVVTGDHSTPSALKNHSWHPVPTLLWSENCRPDEVTQFGEKYCMRGYIGRMATKHLIMLSLANALKLKKFGA
- a CDS encoding M48 family metalloprotease, whose protein sequence is MLVSEQQEISMGKEYDPQVVATYGVYDDAEIAAYISDIGQRIATVSDRPGLAYEFKVLDSPVINAFAVPGGYVYFTRGILAYLNNEAEVVGVMGHEVGHIAARHSAKQISQQQIATIGLGVGSILSEDVAKYAGLAQAGLGLLFLRFGRDAERQSDQLGVDYSTKLGYDATEMANFFGTLDKMSGGESGGLPGWFSTHPAPDERVQNVTRMAQEQQAKNPAANYEVNREKYLRKIDGLIFGDDPRQGYAEEGFFYHPELKFQFPVPADWQVVNTPSQVQIANSDQNAVILFQLAQQNTARAAADNFVTQANAQKVSDDAMRVHSLNAVRLVSDVNSNDGVLRVVSYFIEYEGRVYLFHGLSNKLNFSRYGDTMENCMRGFNRLTNPQKINVEPNRIRIKTVAKTGTLESTLQSFGVAADKMELHSLLNGMELNSTVQANSLIKVVGK
- a CDS encoding pirin family protein, encoding MNHTSEPKMIIRRSDERGFEDFGWTDNWMTFSFANYHDPAWINFGPLRVMVENHIQPHSGFPAHPHRDVEIVTYVVSGTLTHGDSFGHKAGITAGEMQLISAGSRGMIHSEENLHDVVEHNYQMWLIPERTGTQFEYHQLKFTPEERQGKFCMYVSPDGENGSMPINTNARIYAGLFSPGDEAVHELRENYGAWIQMVSGEATISGVQMQQGDGIGITNTAKITMNFSKNSEVLLFDLGMNSRLIWR
- a CDS encoding class I SAM-dependent methyltransferase, which translates into the protein MPDRVIRKLNLYKTYAVSWYEQRAYLKTLQKKSYDYETLFAILAELTGTTPEIISGYYQEMHDDKVFSLIESTIRNIPDLQHHTYDGYDVIQQIGIEKYVRIDRTALYCIVRAKKPEIFVETGTRWGIGACFILAAMEKNGGGQLYSFDIGINKIPGDEYFWPKNHQQLGFMVPQHLRHRYTIIEGDAKLTLPNFLSDIQPKVDIFYHDSLHTYEHMNFEFTTIRPHMAVNGLLISEDTNHNDAWSDFIKQTPYKLETGYCSHLGIFEDREVRAIAL